The following are encoded together in the Nitrospira sp. genome:
- a CDS encoding sel1 repeat family protein has product MTIHSPARHTQQFMHAIAVIILLATLVLPVGSSMAFPPAGTKDLSTLQAQANQGNAEAQNGLGELYAKGKGMPQDHAQARTWYEKAAAQGHPMAQNNLAELYFAGLGGPQDLVRAYMWVNLAASHMQGDEKKQAEENRDDVAQRMTPAQITEAKRLSQQCQANQFKGC; this is encoded by the coding sequence GCATGCCATTGCCGTCATCATCCTTCTGGCGACTCTTGTGCTCCCCGTTGGGTCTAGCATGGCGTTCCCACCGGCCGGCACGAAAGACCTATCTACGCTTCAGGCTCAGGCCAATCAGGGAAATGCGGAGGCACAGAACGGCCTCGGGGAGCTGTATGCCAAAGGGAAAGGAATGCCACAGGACCATGCCCAAGCGCGAACCTGGTATGAGAAGGCCGCAGCACAGGGTCATCCGATGGCACAAAACAACCTCGCGGAGCTCTATTTCGCAGGGCTCGGCGGTCCTCAAGACCTTGTGCGGGCCTATATGTGGGTGAATCTTGCAGCCTCACATATGCAGGGTGACGAAAAGAAGCAAGCGGAAGAAAATCGTGATGATGTCGCCCAGCGCATGACTCCCGCACAAATCACAGAAGCCAAGAGGCTTTCACAACAGTGCCAGGCCAACCAGTTTAAGGGTTGCTGA